From Micromonospora sp. NBC_01699, a single genomic window includes:
- a CDS encoding DUF397 domain-containing protein, producing the protein MTDPTGVLWRKSSRSGAGDCVEVAHDLSGVVGVRDSKDPSGPVLTFTPAAWAGFVSATAAGMVTARYRG; encoded by the coding sequence ATGACTGACCCTACTGGCGTGCTCTGGCGCAAGAGCAGCCGCAGCGGCGCCGGCGATTGCGTCGAGGTCGCCCATGACCTGTCCGGCGTGGTCGGGGTTCGGGACAGCAAGGACCCGAGCGGGCCGGTCCTGACCTTCACTCCCGCAGCCTGGGCCGGCTTTGTCAGCGCGACGGCGGCGGGCATGGTTACCGCCCGCTACAGAGGTTGA
- a CDS encoding helix-turn-helix domain-containing protein codes for MGEIGSTVPRRQLGRYLRQAREEAQVHLEAAARDLEWSRAKMYRIEGGQVPLRTLDVEQMCRLYGATPDLTEALVGLAREAKSDGWWQAYGDAIPRWFELYVGLESAASQIRHYATGLVPGLLQTEAYATAVFRTLPGCTESEVARKVAARMERQRLLRRVRPRAPELEVVLDESVLRRPMSDPDEWRRQLAHLSNVTRAENVEIWVLPASVGPHRAWGTGDFVILDFPAIRTRIPEPTTIYSENLTGGLYLEKPGEVAEYGDVWDELKKLALDTRQSLDLIAEIIKETYDD; via the coding sequence GTGGGCGAGATCGGATCTACTGTTCCCCGGCGGCAACTCGGAAGGTATCTGCGGCAGGCCCGGGAGGAGGCGCAGGTGCACCTTGAGGCTGCCGCACGTGACCTGGAGTGGAGCCGCGCCAAGATGTACCGGATCGAGGGCGGACAGGTACCACTGCGGACACTCGACGTGGAGCAGATGTGCCGCCTCTACGGCGCCACTCCGGACCTGACCGAGGCACTTGTCGGCCTGGCCAGGGAAGCGAAGTCGGACGGCTGGTGGCAGGCGTACGGCGACGCGATACCCCGCTGGTTCGAACTGTACGTAGGGCTGGAGTCCGCCGCCTCGCAGATCCGGCACTACGCGACAGGGCTGGTACCGGGGCTGTTGCAGACCGAGGCATACGCCACAGCGGTCTTCCGTACGCTGCCCGGCTGCACCGAATCAGAGGTGGCGCGAAAGGTGGCGGCCCGGATGGAGCGGCAGCGGCTACTGCGCCGGGTCCGGCCTCGGGCGCCCGAATTGGAAGTGGTTCTCGACGAGTCGGTGCTTCGCCGCCCGATGAGCGACCCGGACGAATGGCGGCGACAACTCGCCCACCTCTCCAACGTCACCCGGGCAGAGAACGTAGAGATTTGGGTGCTGCCCGCAAGTGTCGGGCCCCACCGGGCATGGGGCACCGGTGACTTCGTGATCCTGGACTTCCCGGCCATCCGCACCCGGATACCCGAGCCGACGACCATCTACAGCGAGAACCTGACCGGCGGACTGTATCTGGAGAAGCCCGGCGAGGTGGCGGAGTACGGTGACGTCTGGGACGAACTGAAGAAGCTCGCCCTGGACACTCGTCAGTCGCTGGACCTGATTGCCGAAATAATCAAGGAGACCTACGATGACTGA
- a CDS encoding alanine racemase produces MDLPPSAAGRPALTAADLPPAVRDHLLSGTHTADPVSGYLYDPAVAVRRATELRTALPEWARVCYAVKANSYPPLVHALAPYVDGFEVASAEEATLARQVRPDAGNGGRLMVAAGPAKTERLLHRLIDLDVDVVNVESPLELHRLQAVADRLDRRVDVALRVNPATVAVTGALTMGGAATQFGIPEAEVPDVLRLAASLPRLRVVGFHVHVVGNNLDPVAHAAYVAWCLDWSRRTAAAHGLDLRIVDVGGGLGVPFGGEEPFDVKEFGSRVADLTPPPDCRVLLEPGRYLVTDAGWYAAEVVDVKHAYGTWFVVLRGGINHFQLPTSWDIPHRFAILPVEHWPHPYPRPEVRDHPVTVVGELCTTEDTLARDVTVTSVRPGDLVVFPMAGSYGWEFAMPTFLSHPPATRTHLHP; encoded by the coding sequence GTGGACCTGCCCCCCTCCGCCGCCGGACGACCGGCGCTCACCGCGGCGGACCTGCCCCCGGCCGTCCGCGACCACCTGCTGTCCGGCACCCACACGGCCGACCCGGTCAGCGGCTACCTGTACGACCCCGCGGTTGCGGTCAGGCGGGCCACCGAGCTGCGTACGGCACTGCCCGAGTGGGCCAGGGTCTGCTACGCGGTGAAGGCCAACTCCTATCCCCCGCTGGTGCACGCGCTCGCCCCGTACGTCGACGGGTTCGAGGTCGCCTCCGCCGAGGAGGCGACGCTCGCCCGACAGGTACGCCCGGACGCCGGCAACGGCGGGCGGCTGATGGTCGCCGCCGGTCCGGCCAAGACCGAGCGGCTGCTGCACCGGCTGATCGACCTCGATGTTGACGTGGTCAACGTGGAAAGTCCGCTGGAACTGCACCGGTTACAGGCGGTGGCCGACCGGCTGGACCGCCGGGTCGACGTGGCGCTGCGGGTCAACCCGGCCACGGTCGCGGTCACCGGCGCGCTGACCATGGGCGGAGCCGCCACCCAGTTCGGCATCCCCGAGGCCGAGGTGCCGGACGTGCTGCGACTCGCCGCCAGCCTGCCCCGGCTGCGGGTGGTCGGCTTCCACGTACACGTGGTGGGCAACAACCTCGACCCGGTCGCGCATGCCGCCTACGTGGCCTGGTGCCTGGACTGGAGCCGGCGTACCGCCGCCGCACACGGGCTGGACCTGCGGATTGTCGACGTCGGCGGTGGGCTCGGGGTGCCGTTCGGCGGCGAGGAACCGTTCGACGTGAAGGAGTTCGGAAGCCGGGTCGCCGACCTCACCCCGCCGCCGGACTGCCGGGTGCTCTTGGAACCGGGGCGTTACCTGGTCACCGACGCCGGCTGGTACGCCGCCGAGGTGGTCGACGTGAAGCACGCGTACGGGACCTGGTTCGTGGTGCTGCGCGGCGGTATCAACCATTTCCAGTTGCCGACATCGTGGGACATCCCGCACCGGTTCGCGATCCTGCCGGTGGAGCACTGGCCGCACCCGTACCCCCGCCCCGAGGTACGCGATCACCCGGTAACCGTGGTCGGCGAACTCTGCACCACCGAGGACACCCTCGCCCGCGACGTAACGGTCACCTCGGTCCGCCCCGGCGACCTGGTCGTCTTCCCCATGGCCGGCTCCTACGGCTGGGAATTCGCCATGCCCACCTTCCTCTCCCACCCCCCAGCCACCAGAACCCACCTCCACCCCTGA
- a CDS encoding helix-turn-helix domain-containing protein, with translation MLLGAQLRRLREANGVSRETAGWEIRASESKISRMELGRVGFKERDVADLLTLYGVHDDGERAVLLGLARDANEPGWWHRYGDILPQWFQSYLGLEAASSLIRTYEVQFVPGLLQSRDYARAVVLLGHRAASQEEVERRVNLRMARQQLLTRPDAPQLWAVVDEAALRRPIGGPKVMWGQINALIEATSLPNVRLQVMPFASGGHAAAGGAFSILRFPDRDLPDVVYIEQLTSALYLDKRDDVDHYAAAMEQVCVEAEPPARTPEILTRILAELEG, from the coding sequence ATGCTGCTCGGCGCCCAGTTGCGTCGGCTCCGCGAGGCCAACGGGGTCAGCCGGGAGACCGCCGGCTGGGAGATCCGCGCCTCCGAGTCGAAAATCAGCCGGATGGAGCTGGGCCGGGTCGGCTTCAAGGAACGCGACGTGGCCGACCTGCTCACCCTCTACGGCGTACACGACGACGGGGAGCGCGCCGTACTGCTCGGGCTGGCCCGCGACGCCAACGAGCCCGGCTGGTGGCACCGGTACGGCGACATCCTCCCCCAGTGGTTCCAGTCGTACCTGGGCCTGGAGGCCGCGTCGTCGCTCATCCGTACCTACGAGGTGCAGTTCGTCCCCGGCCTGCTACAGAGCCGCGACTACGCCCGCGCGGTCGTCCTGCTCGGCCACCGGGCAGCCTCGCAGGAGGAGGTCGAGCGCCGGGTCAACCTGCGGATGGCGCGGCAACAACTACTCACCCGTCCGGACGCGCCGCAGCTCTGGGCGGTGGTGGACGAGGCCGCGCTGCGCCGCCCGATCGGCGGGCCCAAGGTGATGTGGGGCCAGATCAACGCCCTGATCGAGGCGACCAGCCTGCCGAACGTCAGGCTCCAGGTGATGCCGTTCGCCTCCGGCGGCCACGCCGCGGCCGGCGGGGCGTTCAGCATCCTGCGTTTCCCGGACCGGGACCTGCCCGACGTGGTCTACATCGAACAGCTCACCAGCGCGCTCTACCTGGACAAGCGCGACGACGTCGACCACTACGCCGCGGCGATGGAACAGGTCTGCGTGGAGGCCGAGCCACCCGCGCGTACGCCGGAGATCCTGACCCGCATCCTGGCCGAACTCGAAGGCTGA
- a CDS encoding DUF397 domain-containing protein: MNQPYNGIPATELPPIAWRKSRRSNPSGNCVELAELPGGAGIAVRNSRDPEGPALIYTPDEITAFILGARDGDFDHLIG; the protein is encoded by the coding sequence ATGAATCAGCCATACAACGGGATCCCAGCCACCGAGCTACCGCCCATCGCCTGGCGGAAGAGCCGCCGCAGCAATCCGAGCGGGAACTGCGTCGAACTGGCGGAACTACCCGGTGGTGCCGGGATAGCGGTCCGTAACTCCAGGGACCCCGAGGGCCCGGCCCTCATCTACACCCCCGACGAGATCACCGCCTTCATTCTCGGTGCGCGCGACGGCGACTTCGACCACCTGATCGGATAA
- a CDS encoding EamA family transporter: MAAARHRTGSGLSYLALAGVLWGTGGLLGSLLGRHAGLSPVAVATYRLLVGGALLVLVLLLSGRPLPRSRPAWSRIAVLGLLFAGYQVCYFGAVALTSVSLATLVTIGTSPVLVLAADWATSRRRASRRMIGTVCLAVVGLGLLVGLPAGGHTPGAVLGSAGLALLSAAGFATVTRLGTRPVAGLDEQAAVGIGFGVGGLLVAPFAVATVGLGFQPSLLTVGLLVALGIAPTALAYTLYFRGLRTVAASTAVVLALLEPLTGALLAAVLLDDRLGAAGIAGAVLLAVAVLLAGSASGRSGTS; this comes from the coding sequence ATGGCGGCTGCCCGCCACCGGACCGGTAGTGGTCTGTCCTATCTCGCCCTTGCCGGAGTGCTGTGGGGAACCGGCGGGCTGCTCGGCAGTCTGCTCGGCCGGCACGCCGGCCTGTCCCCGGTGGCGGTCGCCACCTACCGCCTGCTGGTGGGCGGTGCACTGCTCGTCCTGGTCCTGCTGCTCTCCGGTCGGCCGCTGCCGCGCAGCCGGCCGGCGTGGTCCCGGATCGCCGTACTCGGGCTGCTGTTCGCCGGCTACCAGGTCTGCTACTTCGGTGCGGTGGCCCTGACCTCGGTCTCGCTGGCCACCCTGGTCACCATCGGCACCTCGCCGGTGCTCGTACTGGCCGCCGACTGGGCGACCAGCCGGCGCCGGGCCAGCCGACGGATGATCGGCACCGTCTGTCTGGCCGTCGTCGGGCTGGGCCTGCTGGTGGGGCTGCCGGCCGGCGGACACACGCCGGGCGCCGTACTGGGCAGTGCCGGGCTGGCGCTGCTGTCCGCCGCCGGGTTCGCCACCGTCACCCGACTCGGCACCCGGCCGGTCGCCGGGTTGGACGAGCAGGCGGCGGTGGGCATCGGATTCGGGGTCGGAGGTCTGCTCGTGGCGCCGTTCGCGGTCGCCACGGTCGGGCTGGGCTTCCAGCCGAGCCTGCTCACCGTGGGGCTGCTCGTCGCCCTCGGAATCGCGCCGACCGCGCTGGCGTACACGCTGTACTTCCGTGGTCTGCGTACCGTCGCCGCCAGCACCGCCGTGGTGCTGGCGCTGCTGGAGCCGTTGACCGGCGCGCTGCTGGCGGCGGTGCTGCTGGACGACCGGCTCGGCGCGGCCGGCATCGCCGGGGCGGTCCTGCTCGCGGTCGCGGTGCTCCTCGCCGGCAGTGCGTCCGGACGGTCCGGGACGAGCTGA
- a CDS encoding PQQ-dependent sugar dehydrogenase, whose amino-acid sequence MRGRLIVGLATAIGVGVAGLVAVTAPAAGGVGVAAIGDFDFTRPQVVATNLQTPWGMAFLPDGSALVAERNSARVLQLRPGQTPQQVALISGVAATGEAGLLGLAVSPSYGQDGYVYAYFTSSSDNRIVRFRLTAPQTQTPILTGLARAAIHDGGRIGFGPDGMLYAGVGDAGQTGSAQDPQSRNGKILRMRPDGGVPTDNPTAGSLVYSLGHRNVQGLAWDGQGRLYASEFGQNTWDEVNQIVPGGNYGWPTVEGRANDPRFRDPIVAWTTAEASPSGAAIAGNRLFVAALRGTRLWTVPLTGNGGAGTPVAQLTGQYGRLRTVAYGPDGWLWVSTSNRDGRGTPATTDDRVLRFPPLDAPPTSTLPPTTAPPTTAPPTTAPPTTPPPTTAPPTTAPPTTPPPAGSSCTVGWATNQWSTGFTANLTITNRGPALNGWTLTWAFTGGQQVTSAWNSVITQSGQNVSARNATWNGAIATNASTTLGFQANHSGNTPRPAEFRLNGTVCGAG is encoded by the coding sequence ATGAGAGGTCGCCTCATTGTCGGGTTGGCCACCGCGATCGGCGTCGGTGTCGCCGGGCTGGTCGCCGTGACCGCACCGGCGGCCGGCGGAGTCGGGGTCGCCGCGATCGGAGACTTCGACTTCACCCGCCCCCAGGTGGTCGCCACCAACCTCCAGACCCCGTGGGGAATGGCGTTCCTGCCCGACGGTAGCGCGTTGGTCGCCGAACGCAACAGCGCACGGGTGCTCCAGCTCCGCCCCGGCCAGACACCCCAGCAGGTGGCCCTGATCTCCGGGGTCGCGGCAACCGGTGAGGCCGGCCTGCTCGGGCTCGCCGTGTCGCCCAGCTACGGCCAGGACGGCTACGTGTACGCGTACTTCACCTCCAGCAGCGACAATCGGATCGTCCGCTTCCGGCTGACCGCACCGCAGACCCAGACACCGATCCTGACCGGGCTGGCCCGCGCGGCCATCCACGACGGCGGGCGGATCGGGTTCGGTCCGGACGGGATGCTCTACGCCGGGGTCGGCGACGCCGGCCAGACCGGCAGCGCCCAGGACCCGCAGAGCCGCAACGGCAAGATCCTGCGGATGCGGCCGGACGGCGGCGTACCGACGGACAACCCGACCGCCGGGTCGCTGGTCTACAGCCTCGGCCACCGCAACGTACAGGGGCTGGCCTGGGACGGGCAGGGCCGGCTCTACGCCAGCGAGTTCGGGCAGAACACCTGGGACGAGGTGAACCAGATAGTGCCGGGCGGCAACTACGGTTGGCCGACCGTGGAGGGCCGGGCGAACGACCCGCGCTTCCGCGACCCGATCGTCGCCTGGACCACGGCAGAGGCGTCCCCGAGCGGTGCCGCCATCGCCGGCAACCGGCTGTTCGTCGCCGCCCTGCGCGGCACCCGGCTGTGGACCGTGCCGTTGACCGGCAACGGCGGCGCCGGCACCCCGGTCGCCCAGCTCACCGGCCAGTACGGGCGGCTGCGTACGGTCGCGTACGGCCCGGACGGGTGGCTCTGGGTGAGCACCAGCAACCGCGACGGGCGCGGTACGCCGGCGACGACCGACGACCGGGTCCTGCGCTTCCCGCCGCTGGACGCCCCGCCCACCAGCACGCTCCCGCCCACCACCGCACCGCCCACCACGGCTCCGCCGACCACCGCACCGCCGACCACACCCCCGCCCACCACGGCACCACCCACCACGGCTCCGCCGACCACACCTCCGCCGGCCGGCAGCTCCTGCACCGTGGGTTGGGCGACGAACCAGTGGTCGACCGGGTTCACCGCGAACCTGACCATCACCAACCGTGGGCCGGCACTGAACGGCTGGACCCTGACCTGGGCCTTCACCGGCGGCCAGCAGGTCACCAGCGCGTGGAACTCCGTGATCACCCAGAGCGGCCAGAACGTCAGCGCCCGCAACGCCACCTGGAACGGCGCCATCGCCACCAACGCGAGCACCACCCTCGGCTTCCAGGCGAACCACTCCGGCAACACCCCGCGACCAGCCGAGTTCCGCTTGAACGGGACCGTCTGCGGCGCCGGCTGA
- a CDS encoding nucleotidyltransferase domain-containing protein, which translates to MREPDRDDLSGRQLRAIAEVLDLAERERIEVWLRGGWAMDFFLGSQTREHVDVDWFCWAADADRLSDALADLGFRATGGAPPEQQRDLVRGDVELGIALLDRDGTGWVVVAGGPYAGEPWPDGMLDAAPGRLAGLSCPIIAAAAQIEIKRMMPVWVPTMPRRDKDRADILRLGRALPPAGALGTLPRIPCYIDDRHYIDGRRRNSGGWR; encoded by the coding sequence ATGCGTGAGCCGGACCGGGACGACCTCTCCGGGCGGCAACTGCGGGCGATCGCCGAGGTGCTTGACCTGGCCGAGCGGGAGCGGATCGAGGTCTGGCTGCGCGGCGGCTGGGCGATGGACTTCTTCCTCGGGTCGCAGACCCGCGAGCACGTCGACGTCGACTGGTTCTGTTGGGCGGCGGACGCCGACCGGTTGTCCGACGCACTGGCCGACCTCGGCTTCCGGGCGACCGGTGGCGCACCGCCGGAGCAGCAGCGCGACCTCGTCCGGGGCGACGTCGAGTTGGGAATCGCGCTGCTCGACCGGGACGGGACCGGGTGGGTGGTGGTGGCCGGTGGACCGTACGCCGGTGAGCCCTGGCCGGACGGGATGCTCGACGCGGCGCCCGGTCGGCTCGCCGGGCTGTCCTGCCCGATCATCGCGGCGGCCGCCCAGATCGAGATCAAGCGGATGATGCCGGTCTGGGTGCCCACGATGCCCCGCCGGGACAAGGACCGGGCCGACATCCTCCGGCTCGGCCGGGCTCTGCCACCGGCCGGCGCCCTGGGCACGCTCCCACGCATCCCGTGTTACATTGACGATCGTCATTACATTGACGGTCGTCGTCGTAATTCGGGAGGGTGGAGATGA
- a CDS encoding DUF952 domain-containing protein, translating into MAETDRRIYKLLAAAEWAEAEALGRYDGSAVDRRDGFIHLSGRDQVVETAARHFAGQSHLVLLTVAADRLDADLRWEPSRGGALFPHLYGPLPTDAVVTATPLPEHLPVPDAVSTLLT; encoded by the coding sequence GTGGCTGAGACCGACCGGAGGATCTACAAGCTGCTGGCGGCCGCCGAGTGGGCCGAAGCCGAAGCCCTGGGCCGGTACGACGGTTCGGCGGTCGACCGCCGGGACGGCTTCATCCACCTCTCCGGGCGGGACCAGGTGGTCGAGACGGCGGCCCGGCACTTCGCCGGCCAGTCCCACCTCGTCCTGCTGACCGTCGCCGCCGACCGGCTCGACGCCGACCTACGCTGGGAACCGTCCCGTGGCGGAGCACTCTTCCCGCACCTGTACGGGCCGCTCCCGACCGACGCGGTGGTGACGGCGACGCCACTGCCGGAGCACCTTCCGGTGCCGGACGCGGTGTCCACCCTGCTCACCTGA
- a CDS encoding ferredoxin has protein sequence MSADWRVRVDARRCIGSGICAHTAPKHFVLVDGLSTPVAETIVPADEVADAADSCPVEAITVRDSTDDRLIAPEA, from the coding sequence GTGAGCGCCGACTGGCGGGTCCGGGTGGACGCGCGCCGCTGCATCGGTTCGGGAATCTGCGCCCACACCGCGCCGAAACACTTCGTCCTGGTCGACGGGCTCTCCACCCCGGTCGCCGAGACGATCGTGCCGGCCGACGAGGTCGCCGACGCGGCCGACTCCTGCCCGGTGGAGGCGATCACCGTACGCGACTCGACCGACGACCGGCTGATCGCGCCGGAGGCCTGA
- a CDS encoding cytochrome P450, which produces MTETQQASSARAYPFHPPERLDLDPHYAQLREHEPLTRIRMPYGEDAWLATRYADVRVVLGDPRFSRAAAASRDEPRSTQQRLATGILSMDPPEHTRIRTLVTKAFTARRVEQLRPRTQQIADELVDEMITTGPPADLVEHFATPLPIRVICELLGVPVADEHRFHLWSEAIVSTTSLPPETIQEYYGNLHAYMGGLIAQRREEPTDDLLGAMVRARDADQGRLTEEEMVRLAAGLLAAGHETTVTQIPNFVYTLLGHPQELERLRADRTLLPGAIEELLRHVPLGAGSGFARYALEDVELGGVLVRAGEPVIVELGSANRDERVFADPDRLDLTREHNPHMGFGHGVHHCLGAQLARMELQVAIGTLLDRLPGLRLAVPPAELTWKSGMLVRGLKHLPVQW; this is translated from the coding sequence GTGACGGAAACCCAGCAGGCGTCGAGCGCCCGCGCCTATCCGTTCCACCCACCCGAACGCCTGGACCTCGACCCGCACTACGCGCAGCTACGCGAGCACGAACCGCTGACCCGGATCCGGATGCCGTACGGCGAGGACGCCTGGCTGGCCACCCGCTACGCCGACGTACGGGTGGTGCTCGGTGATCCCCGGTTCAGCCGGGCCGCCGCCGCATCCCGCGACGAGCCGCGCAGTACGCAGCAACGGCTCGCCACCGGCATCCTCAGCATGGACCCACCGGAGCACACCCGGATCCGTACGCTGGTCACGAAGGCGTTCACCGCCCGCCGGGTGGAGCAGTTGCGGCCGCGTACCCAGCAGATCGCCGACGAGCTGGTCGACGAGATGATCACCACCGGCCCGCCGGCCGACCTGGTCGAGCACTTCGCCACCCCGCTGCCGATCCGGGTCATCTGTGAGCTGCTCGGGGTGCCGGTCGCCGACGAACACAGGTTCCACCTCTGGTCCGAGGCGATCGTCTCCACCACCTCGCTGCCCCCGGAGACGATCCAGGAGTACTACGGCAACCTGCACGCGTACATGGGCGGGCTGATCGCGCAGCGCCGCGAGGAGCCGACCGACGACCTGCTCGGCGCGATGGTCCGGGCCCGCGACGCCGACCAGGGCCGGTTGACCGAGGAGGAGATGGTGCGGCTGGCGGCCGGTCTGCTCGCCGCCGGGCACGAGACGACCGTGACCCAGATCCCGAACTTCGTCTACACCCTGCTCGGCCACCCGCAGGAGCTGGAGCGGCTGCGGGCCGACCGTACGCTGCTGCCCGGCGCGATCGAGGAACTGCTCCGCCACGTGCCGCTCGGGGCCGGCTCCGGCTTCGCCCGGTACGCGCTGGAGGACGTCGAACTCGGCGGGGTGCTGGTCCGGGCGGGCGAACCGGTGATCGTCGAACTCGGCTCGGCCAACCGGGACGAGCGGGTCTTCGCCGACCCGGACCGGCTCGACCTCACCCGCGAACACAACCCGCACATGGGCTTCGGACACGGCGTACACCACTGCCTCGGTGCGCAGCTGGCCCGGATGGAGTTGCAGGTGGCCATCGGTACGCTGCTGGACCGGCTGCCCGGACTGCGGCTGGCCGTGCCGCCGGCGGAGCTGACCTGGAAGAGCGGAATGCTGGTCCGCGGCCTCAAGCACCTGCCGGTGCAGTGGTGA
- a CDS encoding xanthine dehydrogenase family protein molybdopterin-binding subunit, producing the protein MTAPTGAVGQPHTRLEGREKVTGTARYAVEYPVDGVVYAWPVQASVVRAGITRLDADEALATPGVLAVLWYANAPRLHAESDVDLFLLQRPEVHFRGQVVALVVAETLETAREAAGRVRLDYDTLPHSTVLTETHPGLYRPGHVNPAYPTDTFVGDFEAGFEAAEVRVDHTYRTPAYHNNPMEPHAATAQWRDGELVLHDSNQGSTPVVGTLAALFDVPPGSVRVISRHVGGGFGSKGTPRCQSVLAAMAARAVDRPVRLALTRQQQFSLVGYRTPTIQRIRLGADADGRLAAIAHDAISQTSTTTEFAEQTAVYTRGMYAAPHRRTSHRITRLDVPTPSWMRAPGECPGSFALESAMDELAVACGVDPVELRIRNDAVVDPEDGRPYSSRNLVACLREGARRFGWADRDPTVGADRRGRWLHGSGVAGSSYPARAGASSASAQANPDGTYLVRTNAADIGTGARTALWQVAVDALGAPADRVRVQIGDSRLPWAPVAGGSTGMASWSWAVVKACRELRERLGDRTPTEEVRVEANTTPETGALTADPSYARYAFGAHFVQVRVDVDSGEIRVGRMLGVFGVGRVVNPTTTRSQLIGGMTMGISMALHEEGLLDPRFGDWVNHDLATYHITSNADVERIEAHWVEEDDPHLGPLGIKGVGEIGIVGSAAAVTNAVYHATGVRVRELPVRLDKLLAGVTALAG; encoded by the coding sequence GTGACCGCGCCGACCGGTGCCGTCGGCCAACCGCACACCCGACTGGAGGGCCGGGAGAAGGTCACCGGCACGGCCAGGTACGCGGTCGAGTACCCGGTCGACGGCGTCGTCTACGCCTGGCCGGTGCAGGCCAGCGTGGTACGGGCCGGGATCACCCGGCTCGACGCGGACGAGGCGCTGGCCACGCCCGGTGTGCTGGCCGTGCTCTGGTACGCCAACGCGCCCCGGCTGCACGCGGAGTCCGACGTCGACCTGTTCCTGTTGCAGCGCCCCGAGGTGCACTTCCGGGGCCAGGTGGTGGCGCTGGTGGTGGCCGAGACGCTGGAAACGGCCCGGGAGGCGGCCGGTCGGGTCCGGCTCGACTACGACACCCTGCCGCACAGCACGGTGCTGACCGAGACTCATCCGGGCCTGTACAGACCCGGCCACGTCAACCCGGCCTACCCCACCGACACCTTCGTCGGCGACTTCGAGGCCGGTTTCGAGGCCGCCGAGGTACGCGTCGACCACACCTACCGGACCCCGGCGTACCACAACAATCCGATGGAGCCGCACGCCGCCACCGCACAGTGGCGGGACGGGGAGCTGGTGCTGCACGACTCCAACCAGGGCTCGACGCCGGTCGTCGGGACGCTGGCCGCCCTGTTCGACGTGCCGCCGGGATCGGTGCGGGTGATCAGCCGGCACGTCGGCGGCGGCTTCGGCTCGAAGGGCACGCCGCGCTGCCAGTCGGTGCTGGCCGCGATGGCCGCCCGCGCGGTCGACCGGCCGGTACGGCTGGCGCTCACCCGACAGCAGCAGTTCTCCCTGGTCGGCTACCGCACCCCGACCATCCAGCGGATCCGGCTCGGCGCCGACGCGGACGGCCGGCTCGCCGCCATCGCCCACGACGCGATCAGCCAGACGTCGACGACAACCGAGTTCGCCGAGCAGACCGCCGTCTACACCCGGGGCATGTACGCCGCCCCGCACCGGCGTACCAGTCACCGGATCACCCGGTTGGACGTACCGACGCCGTCGTGGATGCGGGCGCCGGGCGAGTGCCCCGGCTCGTTCGCGCTGGAGTCGGCGATGGACGAGTTGGCGGTCGCCTGCGGGGTGGACCCGGTGGAGCTGCGGATCCGCAACGACGCCGTGGTCGATCCCGAGGACGGTCGCCCGTACAGCAGTCGCAACCTGGTCGCCTGCCTGCGCGAGGGGGCGCGGCGGTTCGGCTGGGCGGACCGGGATCCGACCGTCGGAGCCGACCGTCGGGGCCGGTGGCTGCACGGCAGCGGTGTGGCGGGCAGCAGCTATCCGGCCCGCGCCGGTGCCTCGTCGGCCTCGGCCCAGGCCAACCCGGACGGCACCTACCTGGTCCGGACCAACGCCGCCGACATCGGCACCGGAGCCCGTACGGCGCTCTGGCAGGTGGCCGTCGACGCGCTCGGTGCGCCGGCCGACCGGGTCCGGGTCCAGATCGGCGACAGTCGACTGCCCTGGGCGCCGGTGGCCGGCGGCTCGACCGGCATGGCATCGTGGAGTTGGGCGGTGGTCAAGGCGTGCCGGGAGCTGCGGGAACGGCTCGGCGACCGGACCCCCACCGAGGAGGTACGGGTCGAGGCGAACACCACCCCGGAGACCGGTGCCCTGACTGCCGACCCGTCGTACGCGCGCTACGCCTTCGGCGCCCACTTCGTGCAGGTACGGGTCGACGTGGACAGTGGCGAGATCCGGGTGGGCCGGATGCTCGGCGTGTTCGGCGTCGGGCGGGTGGTCAACCCCACCACCACCCGGTCCCAGCTGATCGGCGGCATGACCATGGGCATCTCGATGGCGCTGCACGAGGAGGGGCTGCTCGACCCCCGCTTCGGCGACTGGGTCAACCACGACCTGGCGACCTACCACATCACGTCGAACGCGGACGTGGAGCGGATCGAGGCGCACTGGGTCGAGGAGGACGATCCGCATCTCGGCCCGCTCGGCATCAAGGGCGTCGGGGAGATCGGCATCGTCGGTTCGGCCGCCGCCGTCACGAACGCGGTCTACCACGCGACCGGCGTACGGGTCCGGGAGCTGCCGGTCCGGCTGGACAAGCTGCTGGCCGGGGTCACCGCTCTCGCTGGTTAG